The following nucleotide sequence is from Paenibacillus andongensis.
CGTGAGGAATTCGGTGTGGAGTGCAAGTATTTATGGCTGCCTGACGTGTTTGGCTACAGCTGGGCGCTGCCGCAAATTTTACGCAAATCCGGGATCGAATCGTTTATGACGACCAAAATCAGCTGGAACCAATATAACCGGATGCCTCATGACACTTTTAAATGGCGGGGCATTGACGGGACGGAAGTACTTACCCATTTTATTACGACGCCGGATCCCGGTTCGAGTGAAGGGGCCTTTTATTATACGTACAATGGGCAAGTGACGCCCTCATCGGTACAGGGGATTTGGGAAAGTTATCGGGATAAGACACTCAATACGAATTTGCTGCTTGCTTACGGTTTCGGCGATGGCGGAGGAGGAGTTAATCGTGAAATGCTAGAGATGAGGCGCAGGCTGGACGAAATTCCAGGCATTCCTCATGTGAGGACAGGGCGTGCTGACGAGTATTTTAACAAATTGCAGATGAGCATCAGCAACACTAATTCGTACGTTCACACGTGGGATGGCGAGTTGTATTTGGAGCTGCACCGCGGGACTTATACGAGTCAGGCATACAACAAACGGATGAACCGCAAGCTGGAGCTGCTGTATCGGGAAACGGAATGGATGCAGGTTATGAGCTGTTTGTTGAATGTTCAAGGCCGTGCCATGGAGGCCGAAACTTCCCTTGCCCTGCACGAAGGTTGGAAAATTATTTTGCGCAACCAATTCCACGATATTATCCCTGGATCGTCGATTCGCGAGGTATATGAGGACAGCAGAACCGAATACGAAGAGGCTTTAGCCATTGGTCAAAAGGTGTGGGATCAGTCCGTTTTGCTTTTGACTTCGGGTAGGGAGAAGGGAAGCGAAGTGACGGTTTTCAACGGTTCTCCGTGGGAGAGAACAGATCTCGTTTGTATCCCCCAATCGGAAACGGAGGACGATGGAGTACAGTGGCTTGATGCGTCAGATCGACCATTGGAGGCTCAGCTTGTAGACGGAAGCTGGTGGGTCAACGTGGAGCGAATCGCTCCGATGGGATTCGCTGTCATTCATCGTAAGGAACTGGTCGATCAGCCCGTACAGGCTACAACTGAGAATAAGTTCAAAAAGTTGGATCATGGATTTATGACGCCTTTTTATGAAATAGAATGGAATGACAAGGGTCAGATTGTTCGCTTGTACGATCGAATGGAGCGCCGGGAAATTTTCGCCGCTGGCGAAACAGGGAATCGTTTCGAAGTGTTCGAAGATAAGCCGAAAAGCCGGCATGAGGCTTGGGATATTGATATTTTTTACACGGAGAAAAAGCTGGAAGTGAATCTTCTGACTCGGGTAGAAGTGACGGACAACGGTCCCTTGGCAGTGGTAGTCCGCTTCGAGTGGACATACATGGATTCAACCGTGGTGCAGGATATGGTGCTCTATGCATACAGCCGCAGAATCGATTTCCAGACCCATGTTAATTGGAACGAGCAGCGTAAACTGCTGAAAGTAGCGTTTCCGCTGCAAATCCGAGCAACGGAGGCAACTTACGATATTCAATTTGGCAACGTGAAGCGTCCTACCCATTGGAATACAAGCTGGGATTACGCTCGGTTTGAGACAGTGGGCCATCAGTGGGCTGATCTATCTGAACGCAAATACGGTGTCAGTCTCCTGAACGATTGTAAATACGGTTATGATATCAAAGACCATGTAATGCGGCTAACTCTGATCAAGTCCGCTATGGTACCAGACCCGACGGCCGATCAAGGAGAGCATGAATTTACGTATTCACTCTTCCCTCATGCCGGTGACTGGTATGACGGTGGAACGGTGCAGTCCGCGTGGTCCCTTAACAATCCGCTAACGTTTGCACACGGCAAGCCTGCCGAAGAATCGTTCGGCTTGTTCCGTCTGTCCAGCGATCATGTGATGATCGATGCAGTAAAAAATGCAGAGGATCACGACGCGATTATTCTACGCATTCATGAGTTTGCTGGCATTAGCGGCCAAACCCAAATTTCGAGTGATGCGAAGATTAAGTCCTGGCAGGAATGCGACCTGCTCGAAAGACCTCTTGGTGATTGTCAGTTCGAATCATGGATTGATGTTCAGCTGAAGCCGTACGAGATCAGAACATTTATCGTGCATATTCACTAGTTGTTGGGGGAAGACGTTAGCGAAAGTGTTCAGCTGCCGTCTGGAGCAAGACACGGTGCTGTGCTTAAAACAAAACAGATGCCTCCACTTCTGTTGAAGTAAAAACATTCACGAAAAGGTAGAAAACAGAAAAAGGAGTTGGCGAGGTTCCTGCCAACTCCTTTTTTTTATATAAGAAATGATAGGTTTTGGGGTAAGTGAAAATTACACCAGTTTATGATTATTAGCTACATGTTGTAAAATGTGCAACAATTTCTTCCTAAATCCCGCTGATCTCCCTAGATGTTGCATAAAGTACAACAATAATTACCGTATAGGGCCATTTTGCCACAAATGGGGTAAAAATGTTGTGCAAACTGCAACTTCAACAGGCAAAATAGCCTTTAAGCGTGTAAATTGTTGTAGAAACTACAACATTGGTAACCTCCTTAGCCTATTTGAGAATGTGGAATAAAATCCCAAAATGACCTTTGAGACAGCCTCAGCCGTTTGCTGGAGATCATTGAGAGCCATTTCATGATTTAAAAACAGTTGATTTGTCCTACGGATACAGTTGAATTGCCGCTCCCGTACCCGAGCAGGGTTGTACTATGCTTGGAGTACAATAATCTAAAGGAGCAGATGTACGATGCGGCGAAAAAGGATTTCTCTTTTCAATTCCTATGTATTCATTTTTCCCAGTCTATTTTTAACTTTGGCGCTTGGAATCTATCCGATTGCTTGGGCGCTTCGCTATATGTTCTACGATTATCAGGGGTATGGGCAGGAGAAATTTATTGGACTCGACAATTTTTCGAGGTTGCTGCGCGATCAGGAGTTCTGGCACTCTGTGTATAACACCTTCATTTATGCAAGCGGTAAAATTATCATCGTTTTGCCGATTTCCCTTTTACTCGCCGTCATACTTAATCGGGGACTGAAAGCCAAGGGCCTGTTGCGTGCCATTTATTTTATGCCAACCATTATCAGTACATCGGTCATGTCGATCGTGTTCTTTACCATTTTCAATTCGTATAACGGGCTGCTCAATCAATTTTTGATGAAGTATGGCTTAATCTCCAAAGCAATAGATTGGCTGGGACCGAATTATGCGATGCTGACCGTAATTATTACGGCTATCTGGGGTGCGATCGGTAACTATATGCTGCTTTTCATTGCAGGTTTGCAAGGTATTCCCGAGGATTTGTATGAGAGCGCATCGATTGATGGAGCGAATTCAGCACACAAATTTTGGTACATTACGATTCCGATGCTGGGTCCTGTTCTACAAATGATCATTATGCTAGCCATCATCACTGCCTTGAAGGGCTATGAAAGCATTATGGTTCTGACCGAGGGCGGACCGTTCGGCAAGACCGATGTCATGTACCTCTATGTGTATAAACTGTTTTTCCCGGTTTCTGCATCGGCTTCAACCGTACAGCAGATCGGCTATGGCAGCGCAGTCGGGTTTGTAACGGCACTGATTGTCGGTTTGATCACAGTCCTTTATTTCTATATGTCCAAACGGTTGAATCGGGAATAATGAAAGCGGGGTGCTACCAACAATGACGAATACACAAACGAAATCGAGTGTCCTTAGAAGCGGACATGTCGCGGGACATATGTTGAAATGGATTTTTTTGCTGGCGATAGCCTTCTTCACGTTATTTCCCATGGTTATGGCGATTCTGGGATCATTCAAAACAAATGCAGAATTGACAACGGGAGCGACTCTGCTGCCTTCGATCTGGAAGTTTTCCAACTACGCTACGGCATGGAAACAAGCGAATTTCTCGCGCTTTACTTGGAACAGCTTATTTGTCAGTACGGCAGTTACGATTGGCACATTACTCGTTGCTTCAATGTCCGCCTATGCCGTGGATCGTACGCGTTTCCCAGGCAAACGCCTATATGTGATTCTGCAAGCCAGCACGATGTTCATCTCAATCGGAGCCGTTGTTCTTAGGCCTCAGTTCGATCTCATGGTAAAGCTGGGGCTAAACAAATCGCTGTGGGGTGTTGTTCTTATCTTAATTAGCGCGCATGCCACAGTCTATTTTATGCTGATCGGTTTTTTCAAAGCGATACCCAAAGATCTGGATGAAGCTGCTTATATTGATGGCTGCAATTTCTACACGGTTTACTGGCGGATCATTCTTCCGCTGCTGCGTCCTGCGCTCGGCGTCACCGCTTTGTTCACCTTCCGAGGCGCATGGAACGAGTACATCTTGCCCCTTGTTTTCACGATGACGAATCCGAAGCTGCAAACGCTAACGGTGGGGCTGGCCAATTTGCGTTACGGGATCGGCGCTGCTGCAGAGATACATCTTATGATGGCAGGAGCTTGCCTATCCTTCCTTCCGATTCTGGTCGTGTACATCATTGCGAACAAATCTTTCGTTCAGGTGACAGCAGGCAGCTTGAAAGGTTAATTGTATGACCCTACTCTAAAAAAAGTGTTTTTTCCCCTCATCGAAAGTTGATTTGCCCTTCACGGTTCAGCTTGATGAGCGATTATATTATGAAAGCAGTTACATTTTGTGACGAAGCATTTTGTTTTGAGGTAAAATAAAAATTAGGAGGGTTTCACCACATGAAGAAGAAACAACTTGTCATGAACACGCTGCTCGGCGTTACTTTGGTCGCTTCACTCGCGGCTTGCAGCTCACAAACGGAACAACCTAAAGCTATTGGCACTTCCAGTACTACGGGCACCCCTGCACCTGCAGGAACTAAAACAAAGCTGTCTTATTGGACCATTGACCGTCACGATGCCGATTACATGAAAGATGCCATCAAAAAGTTCAACGAAACCAACAAGGATAACATTGAAGTTGAAATGACGGTACTTGCCGATAATTATAATCAGTCAGTCGATATCGCTTTTGCCAGCAATCAAGCGCCGGATGTGTTCCGGACTAACGATTTCCCCAACTATGTGAAAAAAGGATATTTGCTGCCGATCAACGATCTGATGACCGACGATATGAAGAAGCGCTTCGGCAACCTACAAGTTGAAGAGATGAATACGATCGACGGTAAAATTTATTCGCTGCCGAATACGGGGCAATACTGGAGATTGATTTATAACGTCGATCTATTCCAGAAGGCCGGTATTAAAGAACCGCCGAAAACGGTTAAGGAATTGGTCGAGGATGCCAAGAAGATTACGGAAGCCGGCAAAGATATCGGTGCATTCGGCTTCGCGGAAAATTTCAAAAACGCCAATTCCGCATTCAGCAGAATCGTCACTCCAATCGGAACGTTGAGCGGAACCGGCGAGGTGGACGGCTACAATTACAAGACAGGACAGTATGATTTCTCGGTGTACAAGCCCGTAGTAGAAGCACTGCGCCAGATGAAGCAGGATGGGAGCATGCTGCCGGGCGTCGAATCGCTTGATATCGATCCGCTGCGCGCGCAGTTCGCGGCAGGAAAGATCGGCATGTACTTGAACCACTCCGGCGAGCCGGCCGTGTATCAATCGCAATTCCCGACCAAAGTGAACTGGGCCGCTGCTTTGCCTCCTACGATCGACGGCAACCAGAAAGGGACTGTCTCGGTAATTGCAGGCAACTACATTGGCATTAACAAAAACACGCAGCACAAAGACGCGGCATGGAAATTTATGCAGTATTTGTATACGCTGGACTTCCAGAAGGAATACCATGAGAAAGGTTTTGGAATTTCCATCGTTCCGGATGTCAACGCAACTGCGAAAAAACCGACCATGCCGGGGATCGACGGCTTCCTGCCAAGCAAATTCGATGGTCTGTATGCTCCGACACCGACCGGTGTTACAGAGGCGAAGGTGGAAGGCATGAAGACAGGCGACTCCGTCGTTAAATATATGCTGAGTGGCGGAGACGTGGATAAACTATTGAGCGATTTGACAACCCGCTATAATGCGGCATTGGAGAAAGCGCGGGCAGCCGGTGATACGAAGATGAAAGCGAATCCGGACTTTGACCCGAGTAAGCTGCAGGGCAGCCTCGCCAAGTAGGCGGGCAGTCGAACTTGAGGATGATTTGCATACGGGAAGGGGCGCGCTGCTGAAATCGGCGCGTCTCTTCTCTTCTTTAGAAAGGAGGGAGCACCCTTGAAAAAATGGTATTACCGGCTTTCGCTGCGCCGCCGGTTATGGATCTCGTTCCTCATGCTGACCGTCCTTTCCATCGCGCTAACGGGCCTGATGTCCTATTGGATTGCCTTTCGATCGACAGAACAGGAGGCTTTCATTTCCAGTCAGAATACGCTCAATAAATCCGCGCGCGTGCTGGATGAGAAGCTGCGCCACATCATTGTGACGACCTCGACTATGATGCTTAGCGATGCGTTCAAGTCGGCTATGGAGGACGTGTACTCGCATTCTTCGGGATCCTACTACACAAGGTTGTCTTCGATGCAAATCCCTCTTGGGCAAATGAAGCTGATCGAACCTTCCATCCAATCCGTTTTGATTTATACGCCTGCAGGAGAGCTTTATGCGACAACCGATCATCGTAGTCAAACTAGCTTCAAGGATACGCTGTTTTCACGTTATTTGGATAGCACCGATCGCGTCATCTGGGTGGAAGATCATGAGGATCCCTTATTTTTGGGGAATCAGCGGGTCATCTCCCTGATCATGAAGCCGATCACGGATTTGAATGTCCATGACGCTTATGTCGTAGTCAATGTGAAGGAAGACGCGATTCTGAGTGCCATCACCGACGACCTGCTCGTTCCTGCAGACCATTATTTTCTCGTAACCGGCAGCGGTGAAGCCGTGCTTCCGCTTGGATCACGCTCCTCGTCATTTCAGCGGGATCCGGAGTTCATGAAGCTTTTACAGAGGCAGCAGCGAGGCTTTTTCAAATATAACATGGCCGGAAGTCCCTATTTGGTTAATTATTCGCGGCTAACGCTGGCAGACAACTGGACGCTTGTCAGTGTGCAAATGCAATCCGATTTGCTTCGTCAGGTGAACCGTATCAAAACGACCACACTATGGATCATGTTGTGCTGCGCCATATTGGCATTCATCCTGTCCAATGTCATTTCAAGCTTATTACTGAAGCCTTTGCATAAACTGCAGGGGCTGATGAAGAGGGTTGAGCAAAATAACCTCGATGTGCGGTTTACCAGTAAATACGAGGATGAAGTCACCCAGGTTGGGCTTAAGTTTAACCGAATGCTGGAAGAAATCTCCTCGCTCATCGAGGATGTCAAGGAAGCCGAGTTTGACAAGCGTAAAATGGAGGTCAAAGCACTTCAGGCGCAGATCGATCCTCATTTTTTGTATAATACATTAAATACGATCATATGGAAGTCGGAATCGTCTCAAAACCAAGATGTCACGGAGATGATCACCTCACTGTCGCTGCTGTTCCAGTTGGGTCTTAACGGCGGCAACGAGATGACGACACTGGCCAAGGAAATCGATCATGTTAGGCAGTATTTAAATCTTCAGCAAAAATGCTATGAAGGTCTGTTCGATTACACGATTGAGCTGGAGGATGATTCGCTGCTGGATGAGCCGATATTGAAAATTATCTTGCAGCCCTTGGTAGAAAACTCCATCCTGCATGGCTTTCAAGAAATGGAGGGAATGGGAATCATTCGGATTTCCATTATACGTCTGAGTGATAGTCTGCAGCTGCGTGTGGAGGATAACGGTGCTGGCATGGACGTTCAAACAGTCAAGGCTGACATGCGGATCGAACAATCTTTGAAAAAAAGCTATGCCCTACGTAACGTTTATGGACGATTGCGGCTGCATTACGGTAGTGAAGCTGATATTGACTTGAGCAGCGAACCCCATATATCTACCTCGGTCACACTAACAATACCACTAGCAGGTGAGGGATATAACGATGGCGACAGAACTTAGGATGTGCGTAATTGATGATATCAAGATCGTGGTACAAGGGATCTCCAATCAAATCAATTGGGAGACTTACGGTATTCGCATTGTAGGCACAGCAGGCAACGGAGAGAGAGGTATTGAGCTCATCCTCGAAACAGAGCCCCACATTGTCCTGACCGATATACGGATGCCGAAAATGGACGGTTTGGAAATGACCAAGCAGGTATTGGAAAAGTTTCCGCGAACGAAAATTGTTTTTTTAAGCGGCTACACCGATTTTCAGTATGCGCAGCAGGCCGTTCAGCTCGGAGCGTTCGATTATATTGTCAAACCGTTTACGCCGCAAAAAATTATCGAAGTGGTCTTAAAGGCGAAAAAGTCGATTGAAGAGGAAATGGGGGAAACTCAGCGCTTTCATGAGATGGAAAGAAAACTGCGGGAAAGCTTGCCGTATTTAAGACAGGAATATTTTCAACTTCTGCTGCAATTCCGAACGACCCCCGAACAAGCGGCCAGACGTTGGGACTTCCTGAACATCGGACTGGAGCGGGAGCGCTTTGTTGTTATGCTGACAGAAATCGATCAGTTCGCTGAACAAACCGAGACTCTGCCTGTACATGAGGTTGAGCTGATTCGGTTTACCGTGCAAAATATTTTGGAAGAAAGCCTAAGACGGTACACCAAAGGATTTGTGTTCCGTGATAACACGAACCGGTTTGTAGCCATATTCAATCCACTGGATTCCCTAAGTGTAGAAGCCATTTCTGAGCAATATCGTGAAAATGTTGAAAAATATTCCAGATATACCGTATCCATAGGTCTCGGGGAAGAAGTACAGGCGATACATCAAATATCGTACTCCTATGCTCAAGCGCTTGCTGCGCTTTCTTATAGTTTTTATACGGGCGGCAACACCGTGTACAGTTATCGAAATATGAGCCTGGTCCACCAGACAGCGCCGCGCTACTCTCCAGAAAAGGAAAAAGAACTTTTTTATTGCCTGCGATCTGGAAACTTGCAAAAAGCATATGCCATTGTAGACGAGCTATTCGAGGAAACAATTACAGCGTCCGTGCCTCCAGCTCCAGAGGTGGTGAAGGGGTTCTGTGATGAGCTCGCTTTTCTGATCAACCGTGTTTTCTCGGAGAAACTGACTCATGAAGAAATGAAACAGATCGAACGTCATGTTCTGTACATCAAAAATCTTTCATCTTATAAGCTCAAGGAGCTCCAAGGAAACATGAAGGAACTGTGCAGGATGGGTTGTGAGTTGATT
It contains:
- a CDS encoding alpha-mannosidase; translated protein: MFWTVEKLQARINDLKSYRYRDERLIDKFRIKLDEDGTIGAYPSEDGEWTDIRIGDSWKGRDVYYWLAADVMIPAEWEGRKVLGRFSLGQTGGGTNSGFESLLFLNGEPYQGVDSNHEEVFMPEAATGQTVQLRFRLWSGLGGYQSHREMESRLELASVCWLDEYADDLYYTAKALLETVRILDENRPERHQLLAMLDEAFLKLDWSRPGSEGFYNSVERARDHLRQALSLMPKLHSVVVQCIGHTHIDVAWLWQLKHTREKAARSFSTVLRLMEQYPEYIFLQTQPQLYEYIKSDYPQIYERMKERIKEGRWEAGGAMWLEADCNLASGESLVRQLLYGTRFFREEFGVECKYLWLPDVFGYSWALPQILRKSGIESFMTTKISWNQYNRMPHDTFKWRGIDGTEVLTHFITTPDPGSSEGAFYYTYNGQVTPSSVQGIWESYRDKTLNTNLLLAYGFGDGGGGVNREMLEMRRRLDEIPGIPHVRTGRADEYFNKLQMSISNTNSYVHTWDGELYLELHRGTYTSQAYNKRMNRKLELLYRETEWMQVMSCLLNVQGRAMEAETSLALHEGWKIILRNQFHDIIPGSSIREVYEDSRTEYEEALAIGQKVWDQSVLLLTSGREKGSEVTVFNGSPWERTDLVCIPQSETEDDGVQWLDASDRPLEAQLVDGSWWVNVERIAPMGFAVIHRKELVDQPVQATTENKFKKLDHGFMTPFYEIEWNDKGQIVRLYDRMERREIFAAGETGNRFEVFEDKPKSRHEAWDIDIFYTEKKLEVNLLTRVEVTDNGPLAVVVRFEWTYMDSTVVQDMVLYAYSRRIDFQTHVNWNEQRKLLKVAFPLQIRATEATYDIQFGNVKRPTHWNTSWDYARFETVGHQWADLSERKYGVSLLNDCKYGYDIKDHVMRLTLIKSAMVPDPTADQGEHEFTYSLFPHAGDWYDGGTVQSAWSLNNPLTFAHGKPAEESFGLFRLSSDHVMIDAVKNAEDHDAIILRIHEFAGISGQTQISSDAKIKSWQECDLLERPLGDCQFESWIDVQLKPYEIRTFIVHIH
- a CDS encoding carbohydrate ABC transporter permease, whose translation is MRRKRISLFNSYVFIFPSLFLTLALGIYPIAWALRYMFYDYQGYGQEKFIGLDNFSRLLRDQEFWHSVYNTFIYASGKIIIVLPISLLLAVILNRGLKAKGLLRAIYFMPTIISTSVMSIVFFTIFNSYNGLLNQFLMKYGLISKAIDWLGPNYAMLTVIITAIWGAIGNYMLLFIAGLQGIPEDLYESASIDGANSAHKFWYITIPMLGPVLQMIIMLAIITALKGYESIMVLTEGGPFGKTDVMYLYVYKLFFPVSASASTVQQIGYGSAVGFVTALIVGLITVLYFYMSKRLNRE
- a CDS encoding carbohydrate ABC transporter permease, which codes for MLKWIFLLAIAFFTLFPMVMAILGSFKTNAELTTGATLLPSIWKFSNYATAWKQANFSRFTWNSLFVSTAVTIGTLLVASMSAYAVDRTRFPGKRLYVILQASTMFISIGAVVLRPQFDLMVKLGLNKSLWGVVLILISAHATVYFMLIGFFKAIPKDLDEAAYIDGCNFYTVYWRIILPLLRPALGVTALFTFRGAWNEYILPLVFTMTNPKLQTLTVGLANLRYGIGAAAEIHLMMAGACLSFLPILVVYIIANKSFVQVTAGSLKG
- a CDS encoding ABC transporter substrate-binding protein, with the protein product MKKKQLVMNTLLGVTLVASLAACSSQTEQPKAIGTSSTTGTPAPAGTKTKLSYWTIDRHDADYMKDAIKKFNETNKDNIEVEMTVLADNYNQSVDIAFASNQAPDVFRTNDFPNYVKKGYLLPINDLMTDDMKKRFGNLQVEEMNTIDGKIYSLPNTGQYWRLIYNVDLFQKAGIKEPPKTVKELVEDAKKITEAGKDIGAFGFAENFKNANSAFSRIVTPIGTLSGTGEVDGYNYKTGQYDFSVYKPVVEALRQMKQDGSMLPGVESLDIDPLRAQFAAGKIGMYLNHSGEPAVYQSQFPTKVNWAAALPPTIDGNQKGTVSVIAGNYIGINKNTQHKDAAWKFMQYLYTLDFQKEYHEKGFGISIVPDVNATAKKPTMPGIDGFLPSKFDGLYAPTPTGVTEAKVEGMKTGDSVVKYMLSGGDVDKLLSDLTTRYNAALEKARAAGDTKMKANPDFDPSKLQGSLAK
- a CDS encoding cache domain-containing sensor histidine kinase yields the protein MKKWYYRLSLRRRLWISFLMLTVLSIALTGLMSYWIAFRSTEQEAFISSQNTLNKSARVLDEKLRHIIVTTSTMMLSDAFKSAMEDVYSHSSGSYYTRLSSMQIPLGQMKLIEPSIQSVLIYTPAGELYATTDHRSQTSFKDTLFSRYLDSTDRVIWVEDHEDPLFLGNQRVISLIMKPITDLNVHDAYVVVNVKEDAILSAITDDLLVPADHYFLVTGSGEAVLPLGSRSSSFQRDPEFMKLLQRQQRGFFKYNMAGSPYLVNYSRLTLADNWTLVSVQMQSDLLRQVNRIKTTTLWIMLCCAILAFILSNVISSLLLKPLHKLQGLMKRVEQNNLDVRFTSKYEDEVTQVGLKFNRMLEEISSLIEDVKEAEFDKRKMEVKALQAQIDPHFLYNTLNTIIWKSESSQNQDVTEMITSLSLLFQLGLNGGNEMTTLAKEIDHVRQYLNLQQKCYEGLFDYTIELEDDSLLDEPILKIILQPLVENSILHGFQEMEGMGIIRISIIRLSDSLQLRVEDNGAGMDVQTVKADMRIEQSLKKSYALRNVYGRLRLHYGSEADIDLSSEPHISTSVTLTIPLAGEGYNDGDRT
- a CDS encoding response regulator; translation: MATELRMCVIDDIKIVVQGISNQINWETYGIRIVGTAGNGERGIELILETEPHIVLTDIRMPKMDGLEMTKQVLEKFPRTKIVFLSGYTDFQYAQQAVQLGAFDYIVKPFTPQKIIEVVLKAKKSIEEEMGETQRFHEMERKLRESLPYLRQEYFQLLLQFRTTPEQAARRWDFLNIGLERERFVVMLTEIDQFAEQTETLPVHEVELIRFTVQNILEESLRRYTKGFVFRDNTNRFVAIFNPLDSLSVEAISEQYRENVEKYSRYTVSIGLGEEVQAIHQISYSYAQALAALSYSFYTGGNTVYSYRNMSLVHQTAPRYSPEKEKELFYCLRSGNLQKAYAIVDELFEETITASVPPAPEVVKGFCDELAFLINRVFSEKLTHEEMKQIERHVLYIKNLSSYKLKELQGNMKELCRMGCELIQKRHVEDTNQVVEQVIEHIRQNVSSNMTVNDYAKLVYLSGSYFANLFKKVTGMTVVQFVTTERMEQAKIMLAQGKQVQEIAQALGYEDRPHFSELFKKHTGMTPSEFKQLYSAKGAGA